The proteins below come from a single Holdemania massiliensis genomic window:
- a CDS encoding M81 family metallopeptidase, translated as MKKKVLIGEFITESNANVPFKNEITAYDIAFGEEAVEKMQVGDIFEAAGIEVIPAVYAVSGSSGVIKRHTFDYIEACFINAVKAHRDEIDGIYLMLHGASEVEGLGSGDHHILKRIRQQVGAYVPITIACDPHGNLCREYVEAATVIRSYRESPHTDARDTKRKMAHRVCDLIRNPQHIHAVYRKLPLILGGEQSVSADEPVRSINEYMDQLEQDPRILSCSWHVGYIRHDTDVAGCGIVVVPATEADQQYAETIADQLAEYVWKKRHEFHYTGRTAQPEEALKLALEYPGKPVVITDSGDNTTSGAMGWNTGILRQMLAVEHLKKSVLFASICDPTSWKQLNPLAEGSTAKITLGVGYDALSTGVDLEVRVKSKGEIIRLVSLGTESHYKVFGACVVVNIVGTPIDVIVANHRQSYANAIQFEKAGVDWKNYDITVVKQGYIFPELKDKAEFYVMSLTEGATLQDTAHIPFHRIQRPMFPIDQI; from the coding sequence ATGAAGAAAAAAGTATTGATCGGCGAGTTTATCACAGAATCCAATGCCAATGTTCCGTTTAAAAATGAAATCACAGCTTATGATATCGCGTTCGGTGAGGAAGCTGTTGAAAAGATGCAGGTCGGCGACATCTTTGAGGCGGCTGGGATTGAAGTCATTCCCGCGGTTTATGCAGTATCGGGATCGTCTGGTGTGATCAAACGGCATACTTTTGATTATATTGAAGCGTGTTTTATCAATGCGGTAAAGGCCCATCGGGATGAAATCGACGGTATTTATCTGATGCTTCACGGCGCGAGTGAGGTTGAAGGTTTAGGTTCGGGGGATCATCATATTTTGAAGCGGATACGTCAGCAGGTCGGTGCTTATGTACCGATTACGATTGCCTGTGATCCGCATGGCAATTTGTGCCGTGAATATGTGGAAGCTGCAACTGTGATCCGCAGTTACCGTGAGAGCCCGCACACCGACGCCCGCGATACAAAGCGGAAGATGGCTCATCGGGTCTGCGATCTGATCCGCAATCCTCAGCATATTCATGCGGTTTACCGCAAGCTGCCTTTGATCCTGGGCGGGGAACAGTCGGTGTCGGCCGATGAACCGGTGCGCTCGATCAATGAGTATATGGATCAGCTCGAACAAGACCCGCGCATCCTGAGTTGTTCCTGGCATGTCGGCTATATTCGGCATGATACCGATGTGGCTGGCTGCGGCATTGTCGTGGTTCCGGCAACCGAAGCTGATCAGCAATATGCTGAAACCATCGCTGATCAGCTGGCGGAGTATGTCTGGAAGAAGCGGCATGAGTTCCATTATACCGGCCGGACAGCCCAGCCGGAGGAAGCCTTAAAACTGGCGCTGGAATATCCGGGGAAACCGGTAGTCATCACGGATTCCGGGGATAATACAACTTCCGGGGCAATGGGCTGGAATACGGGGATTCTGCGGCAGATGCTGGCTGTGGAGCACTTAAAGAAAAGTGTCCTTTTTGCCTCAATCTGTGATCCGACCTCATGGAAGCAGCTGAATCCGCTGGCTGAGGGATCTACGGCAAAGATCACGCTGGGCGTGGGCTACGACGCATTGTCAACGGGAGTTGATCTGGAAGTCCGTGTGAAATCCAAAGGTGAGATCATACGTCTGGTCAGCTTAGGGACCGAGAGCCATTACAAAGTATTCGGCGCCTGTGTTGTCGTGAATATCGTCGGTACCCCGATTGATGTGATTGTGGCGAATCACAGGCAGTCGTATGCCAATGCTATTCAGTTTGAGAAGGCTGGCGTGGATTGGAAAAATTATGACATCACAGTGGTCAAACAGGGATATATTTTCCCAGAGCTGAAAGACAAAGCAGAATTTTACGTCATGTCGCTGACGGAAGGGGCGACGCTGCAGGATACTGCGCACATTCCATTTCATCGGATTCAGCGGCCAATGTTCCCGATTGATCAGATTTAA
- a CDS encoding PTS sugar transporter subunit IIA: MTEWIGSPVAGKGKRLEELNDEMFASRALGDGFAVKPPELFAKKEVVSPAEGEVTMVYETGHALGLLTTGGHELLIHIGIDTVTLKGVPFETKVKVGDHVKQGDLLCLADWKMMRRHGCDTDVIVIALNSEIGNLASSGKLNALDPMFEIM; the protein is encoded by the coding sequence ATGACAGAATGGATTGGAAGCCCTGTCGCGGGCAAGGGAAAGCGATTAGAAGAACTGAATGATGAAATGTTTGCCAGCCGGGCATTGGGCGACGGGTTTGCCGTCAAGCCTCCGGAATTGTTTGCGAAAAAGGAAGTGGTCAGTCCGGCGGAGGGCGAAGTCACGATGGTTTACGAAACAGGACATGCCTTGGGCTTACTGACGACCGGCGGTCATGAACTGCTGATTCATATTGGAATTGATACGGTAACCTTAAAAGGAGTACCGTTTGAAACCAAGGTGAAGGTCGGAGATCATGTTAAACAAGGCGATCTGTTATGTCTTGCAGATTGGAAGATGATGCGCCGGCACGGCTGTGATACCGATGTGATCGTGATCGCTCTGAACAGTGAAATCGGGAATCTGGCATCCTCAGGCAAACTGAATGCTCTGGATCCGATGTTTGAAATCATGTAA
- a CDS encoding M81 family metallopeptidase, translated as MKVLVGSFTTESNAKAPYKTLIQNYDLATGEALIDVMEIREAFAGKKVAIIPGVYANANAASVVDKKTFLLIESMLLNSVREHLHEIDGIYLHLHGASWVEEIGSGDHHIIQEIRRLVGPYLPIAVSCDPHGNLTKTYVESLQILRSYRESPHTDAMETRRQVAEMLCDLIQQRQTIHAVYRKLPLILGGEQSVSADEPVRSINRYMDELEQDPRIRSVSWHVGYLRHDCPEAGCGIVVVPQKQEDQAYAETLADQLAEYVWNKRHEFHYTGLTAEPEEALTMALNFEGKPFVITDSGDNTTSGATGWNTFVLRQFLAVNDLKKTVLFASLCDPQAFKQLAAVDLEETVTLALGTGYDELSAPVSLTCKPLARAPIPISHGEVTIGTRGEGILAHVENTTIDILVADQTARVTNESLFAAFGIDWKDYDITVLKQGYIFPDFKQGAQGYVMSLTDGATPQDTRHIPFKLIQRPMYPIDEI; from the coding sequence ATGAAAGTTCTGGTTGGCAGTTTTACCACTGAGTCCAATGCCAAAGCCCCATACAAAACCTTAATTCAAAATTATGATCTGGCAACCGGTGAGGCGCTGATCGATGTGATGGAAATTCGGGAAGCCTTTGCCGGAAAAAAGGTAGCGATTATCCCGGGTGTCTATGCCAATGCCAACGCGGCCAGCGTCGTCGATAAGAAAACGTTTTTGCTGATTGAATCCATGCTTTTAAACAGTGTGCGGGAACATCTGCATGAAATCGACGGGATTTATCTGCATCTGCATGGCGCCAGCTGGGTTGAGGAAATCGGCAGCGGCGACCATCACATCATTCAGGAAATCCGCCGTTTAGTCGGCCCATATCTGCCGATCGCCGTTTCCTGCGACCCGCATGGAAATCTGACAAAAACATATGTCGAATCCCTGCAGATTCTGCGCAGCTATCGTGAAAGTCCGCATACCGATGCCATGGAAACCCGCCGTCAAGTAGCGGAAATGTTGTGCGATTTGATCCAGCAGCGGCAAACGATTCATGCCGTTTATCGCAAACTGCCGTTAATTCTGGGCGGAGAACAGTCAGTTTCGGCGGATGAACCGGTTCGTTCCATTAACCGTTATATGGATGAGCTGGAACAGGATCCGCGCATCCGCAGCGTATCCTGGCATGTCGGCTATCTGCGTCATGACTGCCCGGAAGCCGGCTGCGGCATCGTAGTCGTACCGCAGAAACAGGAAGATCAGGCCTATGCGGAAACACTGGCTGACCAGCTGGCCGAATATGTTTGGAATAAACGGCATGAGTTTCATTATACCGGCTTGACGGCCGAACCGGAAGAAGCACTGACGATGGCTTTAAATTTTGAAGGCAAGCCGTTTGTGATCACCGATTCCGGTGATAATACAACCTCCGGTGCTACCGGCTGGAATACCTTTGTCCTCAGACAGTTCTTAGCTGTCAATGATCTGAAAAAAACGGTCCTGTTTGCTTCTCTCTGTGATCCGCAGGCGTTTAAGCAGCTGGCAGCGGTGGATTTGGAAGAAACGGTGACGCTTGCGTTAGGCACAGGTTATGATGAATTGTCAGCGCCGGTCTCCCTGACATGTAAGCCGCTGGCCCGGGCGCCGATTCCGATTTCGCATGGCGAGGTGACAATCGGAACACGCGGGGAAGGAATCCTGGCGCATGTTGAGAACACTACGATTGATATTCTTGTCGCTGATCAAACGGCCCGCGTTACCAATGAAAGTCTGTTTGCGGCTTTTGGTATCGATTGGAAAGACTATGATATCACAGTATTGAAACAAGGCTACATTTTCCCGGATTTTAAACAGGGAGCACAAGGCTATGTGATGTCGCTGACCGACGGAGCGACGCCGCAGGATACCCGGCATATTCCGTTTAAATTAATTCAGCGCCCGATGTATCCGATTGATGAAATATAA
- a CDS encoding AEC family transporter — MTTILINTQLTIVTYLIVGFLLSKTGLIDGQAQLFISNLTINVLLPASVFTSFLTGMSMDLLISLGTILILAILLEVFLSLASKIPSSRFTPSEACVAHYGYLVSNGGLIGTPVIESLFGPVGVMCCNVFMIPTRIMAFSAGESIFNPSLKRSPKAILLSILTNKILVVMALGLVMIGFHLSLPSPVLTALQKIGGCLAPFSLILVGSMLAQKVKLNAAMIKNVAWITLIRLLAIPLAALGICLLLHLDFQTTAVITLLMGMPVGSSCASFAKKYRGNEAFASAVVLISTLLSTMTLVLLMKLIELAF; from the coding sequence ATGACAACGATTTTAATCAATACGCAGCTTACCATTGTCACCTATCTGATCGTCGGTTTTCTCTTATCCAAAACCGGTCTGATCGACGGACAGGCACAGCTGTTTATCTCTAATCTGACGATCAACGTCCTGCTTCCCGCCAGTGTTTTTACTTCCTTTCTGACCGGGATGTCGATGGACCTGTTGATTTCGCTGGGAACCATTTTGATCCTGGCGATTCTGCTTGAAGTCTTTTTGAGTCTGGCTAGTAAAATACCCAGCTCGCGTTTTACACCGAGTGAGGCCTGTGTAGCTCATTATGGTTATCTTGTCAGCAACGGCGGCTTAATCGGCACGCCGGTCATTGAATCCCTGTTTGGACCGGTCGGCGTCATGTGCTGCAACGTCTTTATGATTCCGACACGGATTATGGCTTTCAGTGCGGGAGAGAGTATTTTCAATCCTTCACTGAAACGATCTCCGAAAGCGATTCTGCTATCCATACTTACCAATAAGATTCTTGTTGTGATGGCCCTGGGGTTGGTGATGATCGGTTTCCATCTGTCCCTGCCCTCACCGGTTCTGACGGCTTTGCAGAAGATCGGCGGCTGCCTTGCGCCGTTTTCACTGATATTGGTGGGAAGCATGCTGGCGCAGAAAGTGAAGCTGAACGCGGCGATGATTAAAAATGTCGCCTGGATTACCCTGATACGGCTGCTGGCTATTCCGCTGGCGGCCCTGGGCATCTGTCTGCTTTTGCACCTGGATTTTCAGACGACGGCGGTGATCACACTGCTGATGGGGATGCCAGTCGGCAGTTCCTGTGCCAGCTTCGCAAAGAAATATCGCGGCAATGAAGCCTTCGCGTCAGCGGTTGTACTGATCTCGACGCTGCTTTCCACCATGACCCTAGTTTTATTGATGAAATTGATTGAGCTCGCATTTTGA
- a CDS encoding M81 family metallopeptidase, with translation MKILIGFFATEVNEHIPCMTDLSSYDLVFGESIAERMQLGDVLKQEGAEMIPSVYAKSSPNGIIETAAFETIENSLLRAVRSHRHEIDGIYLHLHGASYVEGIGSGDFHILKEVRKLVGPYLPIAVSCDPHGNLNEDYVQSMQILRSYRESPHTDMIATWQKTLRMLCELVRQRQGIRPAYRKLPLILGGEQSVSADEPVRSINAYMDQLEQDPRIMSASWHVGYLRHDCPEAGCGVVVVPQTEVDQAYADQMCAQLADFVWQRRREFHYTGITAEPEAALKMALDFAGKPFVLTDSGDNTTSGATGWNTFVLRQFLAVDKLDKRVLFAAIVDPVCVQSLLQQKPGAQIPIRLGMNADALSQAVELNVELIAKGEVVRTLSFAPGEDGLASKAGDCVLVRLTEHPIDIIIANHKLSYFKTVQYEHAGVEDWTQYDIVVVKQGYIFPELKAAAQGYVMSLTDGATPQDTKHIPFKLVRRPMFPLDDMD, from the coding sequence ATGAAAATATTAATTGGTTTTTTTGCAACAGAAGTCAATGAGCATATTCCCTGCATGACAGACTTGTCAAGTTATGATCTGGTTTTTGGCGAAAGCATTGCCGAACGCATGCAGTTGGGAGACGTTTTAAAACAGGAAGGAGCGGAGATGATCCCTTCGGTCTATGCGAAATCATCGCCCAACGGAATCATTGAAACGGCGGCTTTTGAAACGATTGAAAACAGTCTGTTGAGGGCTGTGCGCAGCCACCGCCATGAGATTGACGGCATCTATCTGCATCTGCATGGCGCCAGTTATGTGGAAGGCATTGGCAGTGGTGATTTCCACATTCTGAAGGAAGTCCGCAAGCTGGTTGGACCCTATCTTCCGATCGCGGTTTCGTGCGATCCGCATGGGAATCTGAACGAGGATTATGTTCAATCGATGCAGATTCTGCGCAGTTATCGTGAATCACCGCATACCGACATGATTGCTACCTGGCAGAAAACACTGCGGATGCTTTGTGAACTGGTGCGTCAGCGGCAAGGAATCCGCCCAGCTTACCGCAAGCTGCCGTTGATTTTAGGCGGTGAACAGTCGGTATCGGCAGATGAACCGGTGCGCTCGATCAATGCTTATATGGATCAATTGGAACAAGATCCGCGGATTATGAGCGCGTCCTGGCACGTCGGCTATCTGCGCCATGATTGTCCGGAAGCTGGCTGTGGGGTGGTAGTTGTTCCGCAGACCGAAGTGGATCAGGCGTATGCTGATCAGATGTGCGCCCAGCTGGCCGATTTTGTCTGGCAGCGGCGCCGGGAATTTCATTATACCGGCATCACCGCTGAGCCTGAAGCTGCCTTGAAGATGGCGCTGGATTTTGCCGGCAAGCCGTTTGTGCTTACGGATTCCGGGGATAACACAACCTCCGGGGCAACCGGCTGGAATACGTTCGTTCTGCGGCAGTTTCTGGCCGTGGACAAGTTAGACAAACGAGTATTGTTTGCTGCGATTGTGGATCCGGTTTGCGTCCAGTCGCTGCTTCAGCAGAAGCCAGGAGCACAGATTCCAATCCGATTGGGCATGAATGCGGACGCTCTTTCTCAAGCGGTTGAATTAAACGTCGAACTGATCGCGAAAGGGGAAGTGGTGCGGACACTGTCCTTTGCCCCGGGGGAGGATGGCCTGGCTTCCAAAGCCGGCGACTGCGTGCTGGTGCGGCTGACGGAGCATCCGATTGATATCATCATTGCCAATCATAAACTCAGTTATTTTAAAACGGTTCAGTATGAACACGCCGGGGTTGAAGATTGGACACAGTACGATATCGTCGTCGTGAAGCAGGGCTATATTTTCCCAGAACTCAAGGCTGCGGCCCAAGGGTACGTGATGTCGCTGACCGATGGGGCAACGCCGCAGGATACTAAGCACATTCCGTTTAAGTTGGTACGGCGGCCGATGTTTCCGCTCGATGATATGGATTAA
- a CDS encoding M81 family metallopeptidase, translating to MKVLIGHFTTEANAHIPMKNNLSHYELAFGEELIERMKVREVFEQAGIEIIPSIYAGGGPSGVIEKETFLTIENSLLSTIKKHKHEIDGIYLWLHGASWVEDIGSGDFHIIAKIRALVGPYLPIAVSCDPHGNLTEDYVHSLQILRSFRQSPHTDMVETYRKVAAMLCDLLKNRQHIHPAYRKLPLILGGEQSVSVDEPVRSINAYMDQLEQDPRIRSVSWHVGYLRHDCPEAGCGVVVVPQTEADQAYAESICGKLADYVWQRRHEFHYTGTTADPEAALQMALNFEGKPFVMTDSGDNTTSGATGWNTFVLRQFLALPELNKSVLFAGICDPKTCAELRMKQIGDTVEATLGVGEDELSKPVRLEGVIQAKGDVIRVAALGRDEYTVMGHCVSLTLTDRPMTVIITDHRQAYCHTLQFEHAGITDWTQFAITVVKQGYIFPELKAAAQGYVMSLTEGATPQDTKNIPFKQIQRPMYPIDEI from the coding sequence ATGAAAGTCTTGATCGGACATTTTACGACAGAAGCCAACGCTCATATTCCGATGAAAAACAATCTGTCCCATTACGAACTGGCCTTCGGCGAAGAATTGATCGAACGCATGAAGGTACGGGAAGTCTTTGAGCAAGCTGGGATTGAAATCATCCCGTCGATTTATGCCGGGGGCGGACCTTCCGGGGTCATCGAAAAAGAAACTTTTCTGACCATTGAGAATTCGCTGCTTTCAACAATTAAAAAACATAAACACGAAATTGACGGAATTTACTTATGGCTGCATGGTGCGAGCTGGGTGGAGGACATCGGCAGCGGTGATTTTCATATCATTGCGAAAATCCGGGCATTGGTTGGGCCTTATCTGCCAATTGCGGTGTCCTGCGATCCGCATGGAAACCTGACGGAAGACTATGTTCATTCGCTGCAGATTCTGCGCAGCTTCCGCCAGTCGCCGCACACCGATATGGTCGAAACATACCGCAAAGTCGCAGCCATGTTATGCGATCTTCTGAAGAATCGGCAGCACATCCATCCCGCTTATCGCAAACTGCCGTTAATTCTGGGTGGGGAACAGTCGGTCTCGGTGGATGAACCGGTGCGCTCGATCAATGCCTATATGGATCAGCTGGAACAAGATCCGCGCATTCGCAGTGTGTCCTGGCATGTCGGCTATCTGCGCCATGACTGCCCGGAAGCGGGCTGCGGAGTAGTCGTAGTTCCGCAGACTGAGGCCGATCAGGCCTACGCGGAATCTATTTGTGGCAAACTGGCGGATTACGTCTGGCAGCGCCGTCATGAATTTCATTATACCGGTACGACGGCTGATCCGGAAGCCGCGCTGCAGATGGCACTGAACTTTGAAGGCAAACCATTTGTCATGACGGATTCCGGTGACAACACCACTTCCGGGGCAACCGGTTGGAATACCTTTGTCCTCAGACAATTTTTAGCTCTCCCAGAATTGAATAAAAGCGTGCTGTTCGCAGGGATCTGTGATCCTAAGACCTGTGCTGAGCTGCGGATGAAACAGATCGGCGACACGGTTGAGGCGACATTGGGTGTGGGTGAGGATGAGCTGTCCAAACCGGTGAGGCTTGAAGGCGTGATTCAGGCCAAGGGGGATGTGATTCGCGTTGCGGCATTGGGACGGGATGAGTATACGGTCATGGGACACTGTGTAAGCCTCACGTTAACCGATCGGCCGATGACGGTGATCATTACTGATCATCGGCAGGCCTATTGTCATACGCTGCAGTTTGAGCATGCTGGAATCACAGACTGGACACAGTTTGCGATTACGGTTGTGAAGCAGGGCTATATTTTTCCGGAACTGAAGGCCGCCGCTCAGGGTTATGTCATGTCGCTGACCGAGGGAGCAACGCCGCAGGATACGAAGAATATTCCATTTAAACAGATCCAGCGTCCGATGTATCCGATTGACGAGATTTAA
- a CDS encoding M81 family metallopeptidase, translated as MKILVGEFVSETNENIPQRCRINNYVIAFDDQCIQNLNISEVYASENAEMIPTIYANGASGGLITPETFAYIETSLLNEVKKHLNEIDGIFLMLHGASKVEGLGSGDHHIIQEVRKLVGPYLPIAVACDPHGNLTQEYVESLQIIRSYRQSPHTDANETLRIVSKMLIDLVRSRQNIHAVYRKLPLILGGEQSVSTDEPVLSINRYMDELEQDPRILSASWHVGYLRHDCPEAGCGIVVVPASEADQDYAETIADQLADYVWQRRHEFHYTGLTAEPEEALEMALNYDGKPVVITDSGDNTTSGATGWNTFVLRQVLAEKNLKKQVLFATICDPKTFNQLQKLSVGDSAAIRLGMDYDELSKAVDLEVVVKAKGPITGFMMHNIPGTVYGETISVTVKNSPITIMIATTSYAICEIHQFADAGLNFDDYDVIIVKQGYIFPELKAAAKFYVMSLTDGATLQDTRRLTYKQIMRPMYPIDEI; from the coding sequence ATGAAGATTTTAGTCGGTGAATTTGTTTCTGAAACAAACGAAAATATACCGCAGCGCTGCCGTATCAATAACTATGTGATCGCCTTTGACGATCAGTGCATTCAAAATCTGAACATCAGTGAAGTGTATGCATCAGAAAATGCGGAAATGATTCCGACCATTTATGCCAACGGTGCCAGCGGTGGATTGATTACGCCGGAAACGTTTGCCTATATTGAAACTTCGCTGCTGAATGAAGTAAAAAAACATCTGAATGAAATCGATGGGATCTTCCTGATGCTTCATGGCGCCAGTAAGGTTGAGGGCCTGGGCAGCGGGGACCATCATATTATTCAGGAGGTGCGCAAGCTGGTTGGCCCGTATCTGCCGATCGCTGTCGCCTGTGACCCGCATGGCAATCTGACTCAGGAATATGTTGAGTCACTGCAGATTATCCGCAGTTATCGCCAGTCACCGCATACCGATGCCAATGAAACACTGCGCATCGTTTCAAAAATGTTGATCGATCTGGTTCGCTCACGTCAGAATATACATGCTGTCTACCGCAAGCTGCCATTAATCTTAGGTGGGGAACAATCCGTGTCCACAGATGAACCGGTGCTTTCCATCAATCGATATATGGACGAATTGGAACAGGATCCGCGGATCTTAAGCGCTTCTTGGCATGTTGGTTATCTGCGGCATGATTGTCCGGAAGCCGGATGCGGGATTGTCGTTGTACCGGCTTCTGAAGCGGATCAGGACTATGCAGAAACGATAGCTGATCAGCTGGCGGATTATGTCTGGCAGCGGCGTCATGAGTTCCACTATACAGGCTTGACGGCAGAACCGGAAGAAGCGCTGGAAATGGCGCTGAACTATGACGGTAAACCGGTTGTCATTACGGATTCTGGCGATAATACTACATCGGGGGCTACGGGCTGGAATACGTTTGTGCTGCGTCAGGTACTAGCTGAAAAGAACTTGAAAAAGCAGGTGCTGTTCGCAACAATTTGTGATCCGAAAACATTTAATCAGCTTCAGAAGTTGTCAGTCGGGGATTCTGCCGCAATTCGTTTAGGAATGGATTATGACGAATTATCGAAAGCGGTTGACCTGGAAGTAGTCGTTAAAGCGAAAGGCCCGATCACCGGGTTTATGATGCACAACATTCCGGGAACGGTGTATGGCGAAACGATCAGCGTGACGGTCAAAAACAGCCCGATCACGATCATGATCGCCACGACCAGCTATGCAATCTGTGAAATTCATCAGTTTGCCGATGCCGGTCTGAACTTTGATGACTATGACGTTATCATTGTCAAACAGGGCTATATTTTCCCAGAACTGAAGGCCGCGGCGAAATTTTATGTGATGTCGCTGACCGACGGAGCGACGCTGCAGGATACACGTCGATTGACCTATAAGCAGATCATGCGGCCGATGTATCCGATCGACGAGATCTGA
- a CDS encoding M81 family metallopeptidase — translation MKVLVGLFNAECNANIPLTSDLSAFDLAFKDQVIEKMYVREIYDQAGVEIIPAVYANAGATGIVEKSAFESIENSFLAVIQKHLHELDGIYLHLHGASYVEEIGSGDHHLLSMIRRLVGPYLPIAVSCDPHGNLTQEYAEAIQILRSFRESPHTDNVDTYRKVSQMLCDFIRQRQTIHSVYRKLPLILGGEQSVSADEPVRSINQFMDQMEEDPRILSASWHVGYLRHDCPEAGCGIVVVPKTEADQAYAETKADELADYVWQRRREFHYTGLTAQPEEALQMALDFAGRPVVITDSGDNMTSGAAGWNTFILRQCLAIPNLKKSILFAPIVDPKAYAHLKDHKVGQTATIDLGMRHDELSESVSLKVTIRQFSQICKFTNGIYEREMTECVLVHLEGTTIDVLIANLSYAVINRYQLEYLGLDWRQYDMTVLKQGYIFPDFKADAQFYVMSLTGGATPQDTKNIPFKLIQRPMYPIDEI, via the coding sequence ATGAAAGTATTAGTCGGACTGTTCAACGCGGAATGCAATGCGAATATTCCCCTCACCAGTGATTTAAGTGCCTTTGATCTGGCGTTTAAAGATCAGGTCATCGAGAAGATGTATGTCCGCGAGATCTACGATCAGGCTGGGGTGGAGATCATTCCGGCGGTCTATGCCAATGCCGGGGCAACCGGGATTGTGGAAAAATCAGCATTTGAATCAATTGAAAACAGTTTTCTGGCTGTCATTCAAAAACATCTGCATGAATTGGACGGGATTTATCTGCATCTGCATGGCGCCAGCTATGTGGAAGAGATCGGCAGCGGCGATCATCATCTGTTAAGCATGATTCGCCGTCTTGTCGGCCCGTATCTGCCGATTGCGGTTTCTTGTGATCCGCATGGCAATCTGACCCAAGAGTATGCCGAGGCGATTCAGATTCTGCGCAGTTTTCGGGAATCACCGCATACGGACAACGTTGATACTTATCGAAAAGTTTCGCAGATGCTGTGTGATTTTATCCGTCAACGTCAGACGATTCATTCCGTTTACCGCAAACTGCCGTTGATTTTAGGCGGCGAACAGTCGGTATCGGCAGATGAGCCGGTGCGGTCGATCAATCAGTTTATGGATCAGATGGAAGAAGATCCGCGGATTTTGAGTGCTTCCTGGCATGTCGGCTATCTGCGTCATGATTGTCCGGAAGCGGGCTGCGGCATCGTTGTTGTCCCGAAAACCGAGGCGGATCAGGCGTATGCGGAAACGAAGGCGGATGAGCTGGCCGATTACGTTTGGCAGCGCCGGCGGGAGTTTCATTATACGGGACTCACGGCTCAGCCAGAGGAAGCGCTGCAGATGGCATTGGATTTCGCAGGCCGTCCGGTGGTTATCACGGACTCCGGAGATAACATGACTTCCGGCGCAGCCGGTTGGAATACCTTTATTTTAAGACAATGCCTGGCAATTCCGAATTTAAAGAAAAGCATTCTGTTTGCACCGATTGTCGACCCGAAGGCTTACGCCCATTTGAAAGATCACAAAGTCGGACAGACCGCAACAATCGATTTGGGAATGCGGCATGATGAACTGTCTGAAAGCGTCAGCTTGAAAGTCACAATTCGTCAGTTCAGTCAGATCTGTAAGTTTACCAATGGGATTTATGAGCGGGAAATGACTGAATGCGTCCTGGTGCATCTGGAAGGCACAACCATCGATGTGCTGATTGCCAATCTTTCCTACGCCGTTATCAACCGTTACCAGCTGGAATATCTGGGCCTGGATTGGCGTCAATATGACATGACCGTCTTGAAGCAAGGCTATATCTTCCCGGATTTCAAAGCCGACGCGCAGTTCTATGTCATGTCGCTGACCGGCGGGGCAACGCCGCAGGATACAAAGAATATTCCGTTTAAACTGATTCAGCGTCCGATGTATCCGATTGATGAAATTTAA